Sequence from the Streptomyces peucetius genome:
GTCCCCGGACACGGTACGGGACCGCGGCCGGGGACGTACGGACGACAGGGCGTCAGCCGGTGATCAGCCCTCGAAGCGGAACCGCGGGAAGGCGCTGCGGCCCGCGTACACCGCGGCGTCGTCGAGGATCTCCTCGATGCGCAGCAGCTGGTTGTACTTGGCGACGCGCTCGGAGCGGGCCGGGGCGCCGGTCTTGATCTGGCCGCAGTTGGTGGCGACGGCCAGGTCGGCGATGGTGACGTCCTCGGTCTCGCCGGAGCGGTGGGACATCATGCACTTGAAGCCGTTGCGCTGCGCGAGCTCGACGGCGTCGAGGGTCTCGGTCAGCGAGCCGATCTGGTTGACCTTGACGAGCAGCGCGTTCGCGGCGCCGTCCTCGATGCCGCGGGCCAGACGCTCCGGGTTGGTGACGAAGAGGTCGTCGCCGACGATCTGGACCTTGGTGCCGAGCTTCTCGGTGAGGACCTTCCAGCCGTTCCAGTCGTCCTCGAACAGCGGGTCCTCGATGGAGACCAGCGGGTACGAGGCGACGAGCTCCTCGTAGTACTCGGTCATCTCGGCGGCCGAGCGGGACTTGCCCTCGAACTCGTACGAGCCGTCCTTGTAGAACTCGGACGCGGCGACGTCGAGCGCGAGCGCGATGTCCTTGCCCGGGGCGTAACCGGCTTCCTTGATGGCCTCGAGGATGAGGTCGAGGGCGGCGCGGTTGGACTCGAGGTTCGGCGCGAAGCCGCCCTCGTCGCCGAGGCCGGTGGACAGGCCCTTCTGCTTCAGGACCTTCTTGAGGGTGTGGTAGACCTCGGTGCCCCAGCGCAGCGCCTCGGAGAAGGACTCGGCGCCGATCGGCGCGATCATGAACTCCTGGATGTCCACGTTGGAGTCGGCGTGCGAACCGCCGTTCAGGATGTTCATCATCGGAACGGGCAGCAGGTGCGCGTTCGGGCCGCCCAGGTAGCGGAAGAGCGGCAGGTCGGAGGCCTCGGAGGCGGCGTGCGCCACGGCGAGGGAGACGCCGAGGATGGCGTTGGCGCCGAGCGAGGACTTGTCCGGGGTGGCGTCCAGGTCGAACATCGCCTGGTCGATCAGGCGCTGCTCGGTGGCGTCGTAGCCGACGAGCTCCGGGCCGATCTGCTCGATGACGGCGAGGACGGCCTTCTCGACGCCCTTGCCCTGGTAGCGGTTCTGGTCACCGTCGCGGAGCTCGAGAGCCTCGAACGCACCGGTGGAGGCGCCGGACGGAACTGCAGCACGACCCGTGCTGCCGTCGTCGAGGCCAACCTCGACCTCGACCGTGGGGTTGCCTCGGGAGTCCAGGATTTCCCGGGCTACGACGACGTCGATGGACGGCACGAGCATCTCCTTCTGGGATGTGACGCGAGAAAAGTGCAGAGGTCTGCTTGGCCTTGCGGCAAGAGCCTAACCGTCCCGGGCGCAAAGGCCGGCCGATGCCCGCCCCCTGGGACGAAAAAGGGCATCAAGACCCGTGGGAGGGGACAAACAAGGCGGTATCTACCTGCGAGTAACCGGCGCTTGGGGACCCGCGCCGCTACGGACCGGGCCCCGGCCCGGCGCGTACGGGGGAAGGCGCGCCGGACCGGGGTGCTCGGGTCCCGTTTCGAACGGGTGGGGGCTTCCCCGGCGCCGCGACGCCGAGAAGGTGCCCCGCCCACGGCCGCAGGGCCGCGGGGGAGGGTCAGCTCAGGTGGAGCTGCTGGCCCGGGTGGATCACGTCGGCGTCCTCGACGATGTCCTTGTTCAGGTCGAACAGCTTCTCCCAGCCGCCCTTGACCTTCTCGGCCTCCGCGATCTTGCTGAGGGTGTCGCCGGCCTTGACCTTGTACTCGCCGTCACCCTTCTTGAAGCCCTCGGCCCTGGGCGCGGCAGCGGCGGGCTCCCCGGCCTTCTCCGCCGGGGCCGGGGCCTCGGTGCGCTCGGAGCGCGTGGTGGGCGCCTCGGCGCGCTCCTCGGACGGCTGGGCCGGCGCGGCGTCGGCGGAGCCGCCGTCGTAGGAGGCGCTGGACAGGCCGACGCCGCAGCTCGGCCAGGCACCCTTGCCCTGACCGGCCAGGACCTTCTCGGCTATCTCGATCTGCTGCGCCTTGGACGCCTGGTCGGCGGTCGCCGCGTACGCGGTGCCGCCGTACGCGGCCCAGGTGGAGGCGGAGAACTGCAGGCCGCCGTAGTAGCCGTTGCCGGTGTTGATGGACCAGTTGCCGCCGGACTCGCACTGGGCGACGGCGTCCCACTCGGAGGCGGTCGCGGCGGAGGCGGAGGTCGCGCCGAGGACCGGGGCGGCGATGGCGGCGCCGGCGACACCGGCGAGCGCGACGAGACGGGTGACCTTCGACGGGCGACGGTGCTTGGCCTTGCCGGAAGAACGCAGCATGGAACTTCTCCTCACCGACGCCTACGAGGTGAGCTGTCGGGTTCGGGCCCGTGAGTTGCCCGGCCGCACGTCCGTGGGACGCGCGGGCTTCACCCCCAGCCGGCTCCGGTCCGTCGGTCTCTCGATCCGAACGAACGGTTCCGGCACTTACCTTGGGTCCCCCGCTCCTGCCTTCGGCGCTCTGAGCGACGACTGTTCCCCCGACCGACGGCAGGATTCGGCGTATCGGTCGACGGAGCCCGCGGTGGCGAGCGGTTCAGACCGTAGACACAGGACTCCCCGATGTTCAAAGTCGAACATCGGGGAGGAAACGCCCGAAACGAACACCGGCAGATGTCCGTTTTCGCAGGTGAGGGGCAGAGTGGCCGCATTCGTCGGGCGATGCGCGCCAATCCGGGCGAAGAGACCCTTGTCTCACTCGAACGAAGCGGACATAAGCCCACGAACCCCCGCCCGAACTAGCGCTGAGTCAGGCTCAGATCGAGGTGCTGACCGGGGAGGATGAGGTCGGGGTCGGCCCCGACGGTCTCCTCGTTGGCCTCGTAGAGGGTCACCCACCCGCCGGGCACCTCGTGCGCGGCGGCGATGTCGCACAGGTTGTCGCCGGGCTGAACGGTGTACACGCCGGGGCCGGTTGTCCCGTCCGCGCCCTGACGGCCGGAACTGTCACCCCTTGAGGCGTGGCGTCCGCCTTCACGGGCATCACCCGAATCGCCGGTCCCGGCCTCGCTGTCGGCGGGCTCGCCACGGTGCTTGCCGGTGCCGGCCGTCGCCTCGCCGGACGGGTCCGTCGCGGCGGCACCGTCCGTGGGCCCGGCGCCGATGTCACCGTCCTTGGGGGCCGGGTCGCCGGCGGCGTCGCCGGACGACTCGGCCGTGTCGCCGGTGTCCGATCCACCGGACTCATCGGAGGCGTCCGGGGTGCCCGTGGAGCCCTCGGACGTCTCGTCGCCGCCCGTGGCGTCGGCCGGGTCGGCCGGTTCCGCCGGGTCCAGGATGCCGAGCGAGTCGGAGGCGTCGGGCGACGGCTCGCCGGCCGTCGCGTCGCTCTCCTGCGGCAGCGGCAGGATGCCCGGGTCGACATCGGCCTCCGCGCCGTCGTCCTGCAGTCCGGCGAGGGGGCCGCAGGCGGGCCAGGCGCCGGGGCCCTCGGCGGCGAGCACCTTCTCCGCGACGGCTATCTGCTGGGAGCGGCTCGCGAGGTCGGCGCTCGCCGCGTACGCGGTGCCGCCGTAGGCGTCCCAGGTCTCCTGCGAGAACTGCAGCCCGCCGTAGAAGCCGTTGCCGAAGTCGGCGCTCCAGGCCCCGCCGCTCTCGCACTCGGCGACGCGGTCCCAGGTGCTCGCGTCGGCGGCGGACGCCGAGCCGGCGCCGAGCAGCGGGATGGCGATGGCCGAACCGGTCACCCCTGCCGCGACGATGAGGGCCGGAGCCTGGCGGGGTCGGCGGTGTCGTCCGTTCCCGGAGAGCATGCGGTTGCCTTTCGCGTGACAGCTGTGAACTCTGCGGCCTGCTGATGCGTGCCGAGTGACTGGTGAACGTAGCGGCATTCGAACGTGAGTCACAAGTCGATGCAGCAGAGATCACGTGAAAGTCACAGAAGTGACGCTGCGTCAGTTTGTTTGAGGTGTGAACTCAACGGGCAGAGTGCGCAATCCACGCATGATGAGACCCCCACGCCAGCGCAAATCGTCCGGATCTCCCGCAAGCCGCAAGTCCGGCATTCTGCGGAGCAGGGTGGCCAGTGCGGTCTGCCCCTCGAGCCGGGCGAGGGGGGCGCCGAGGCAGTAGTGGATCCCGTGGCCGTACCCCAGATGCTGGTTGTCGGTCCGTGACAGGTCGAGCGTGTCGGGGGAGTCGAAGCGCTCCGGGTCGCGGTCGGCGGCCGCGAGGACGACGAGCACGGGGTCGCCCGCCGCGATGCGCTGCCCTCCGACGGTGAGCGGCTCCGTGGCGAAGCGCCAGGTCGCGAGCTCCACCGGCCCGTCGTAACGCAGCAGTTCCTCCACTCCGGTCGCCAGCAGGCCGCTCTCCCCGGCGGCGAGGGACGCCTGCAGGCGCTCCCGCTGCCCGGGGTTGCGCAGCAGTGCGTAGACGCCGTTGCCGATGAGGTTGACGGTGGTCTCGAAGCCGGCGAACAGGAGGATGAAGGCCATCGCGGCGGCCTCGTTCTCGGTGAGGTGCTCGCCATGGTCGGATGCCTTGATGAGTCCCGAGATGAGGTCCTCGCCGGGATCCTCCCGCTTCCGGTGGATCAGCTCGGCCAGGTATCCGCGCATCTTCTTCACGGAGCGGGCGACTCCGCCGCGCGGGCCGCCGCCGTGCCGGATCATCATCCCGGCCCAGTCGCGGAAGTCGTCCTGGTCCTCGCGCGGGACGCCGAGCATGTCGCAGATGGCGTAGATGGGCAGCGGGAACGCGAACTCGTGGATGAGGTCCGCCTCCCCCTTCTCCGCGCTGTGCTGTTTTTCAAAGATGTCGTCGATGAGCCGGTCGGTCAGCTCCTGCACCCGGGGCGCGAACTCGGCCACCCGCCGCGGTGTGAACGCCTTGGAGACGAGGCGGCGCAGCCGGGTGTGGTCCGGCGGGTCGATGTTCAGCAGATGCGTCATCAGCTCTGCCTTGCGTTCGCCCGGGATGCCCGTTTTCCCCTTGGCGTGCGCGGGTTCGGCGTGATGCGCCGGGTTCTTCGACAGCCGCTGGTCGGCGAGCGCCTGCCGGGCGTCGGCGTAGCGGGTGACCAGCCATGCCTCGACCCCGCTGGGCAGTCGGGTGCGGTGCACGGGCGAGTGCTCGCGCAGCCAGGTGTAGGCGGGGTAGGGGTCGGTCGCGAACTCCCAGGTGAAGAGCTCGGGCGCGGTGTTCGGGTCGTTCACCCCTCGACGTTACCGGGCCGGCCCTCCGCCGCCCGGATCGTGTCCCGGTAGGCCCGGGCCGCCGCGCGCAGCGCCGCCTCCGGGTCGACGCCGTCCGCCTCGGCGCGTACGGCGAGGGAGAGGAGCTCGTAACCGATGCCCTCTCCGGCGGGCGGCTCCACGCCCAGGCCGGCCGTACGGACCCGGGACGCGAGCTTCGCCGCCAGCGCGAGGCCCGGTTGGCCGAGCGGGACGCCGTCCGTCACCGACTCGCGCTGCTTCTCGACCGCCTTGGTCCGCAGCCAGTGCGCCTTGACCTCCTCGGGGGTCGAGGCGGTCTCCTCACCGAAGACGTGCGGGTGCCGGTGGATCAGCTTCTCGACGATTGTGGCGGCGACGTCGTCCACCGAGAACGGCTCCTGAGCGTCCTCCTCCGCGATGCGCGCGTGGAAGACGACCTGGAGCAGCACGTCGCCCAGTTCCTCGCGCAGTTCGTCCCGGTCGCCGTCCTCGATGGCCTCGACGAGTTCGTACGCCTCCTCGATGCCGTACTTGGCCAGGCCCTTGTGGGTCTGCTGCGACGACCAGGGGCATTCGCGGCGGATCCGGTCCATGATTTCCACGAGGTCCAGCAGCCGCGCTCCGGGCAGGTCGTACGCGCCCGGGAGCAGCTCCAGGTCCGGCATCGACACCCGGCCGGAGCCGCCGAGGCGGGCCAGGCCGTCGGTCAGGGCCGTCTCGCCCTCGCCCGCGGCCAGCACGACGACCGTGCGGCCGCCCGCCGCGCAGTAGTCCACGAGCTCCTGTGCCGCGGGCGCGGCGTGCTCGACGGTGATGCCCGCCTCCCGCAGGTACGGCAGCTGCCGGTGCGCCGGGTCGGCGCACAGCACCCGGTCCGCGGCGTGCAGCGTCTGCCACGCGGGCCAGGACAGCAGTCCGGGGGCGACGCGGTGGCTGGCGGTGAGCAGGACGATACGGCCGGCTGCGGATGCTTCGGTGGTCACACCTCGAACCTACCGCCCGCGGCCGGGGGCCTTGGTCCGGACCGGGAACGATCCGGGGACGAGGCCGCCCTACGCCCCGGCCTCGACGGGCTCCTCGGCCCGGGACACCTCGGTGATCCAGGGCGCCTTGTACGTGCCGAGCTCGAGCTTCTTGTCGTCCCAGGCCCCGTAACGCGGGTTCACGTCGATGTCCAGGGACTTCGCGGCGGCGGTGAACGTCTCGTTCAGCTGCTGCTGGCCGTCGGGGCTGTTGGCCGCGCCGATCGCCGTGGCGATCTTGCCGACCAGGATGTCGCGGCGCACGGCGTCGTCGACCTGGTCCGGGGCGACACCGCGCTGCTGCAGATACATGGCGACGAGCTGCTCCTCGCCCCCGGCCTGTTCCACGAGCCGGCCGCGCTCGTCCTGGATCTCCTTGCGGCTGACTCTCACCCCGGCGTCGTCGGCGGCGCGCTGCACGACACGGTCGACGATCAGGTCGTACAGCTTGGCGCGGCCGAGCTGCCCGGTGTCCTTGATCAGCTGTTCGGACTGGGGCGAGAGCTGCTGGGCGTCGCGGACGTCCTGGACCTTCGCCTGGACTGCGGACACATCGATCCGCTGGCCGCCGACCACCGCGGCGGCGCCGGGGTGGGACTGGTCGCCGCAGGCGGCGAGAAGCGGCGCGGCGGCGACGAGCGCGGCGGAGAGGATGAGCGCGGTGCGACGACGGCGGTGCAAAGGAGCCTCCCGGGGCCGAGTTTGTGCATCGGTGCACAAAGCCTTGCGGTGATCGATGTTAGGCAGTGTTCAGTGGCGTGGGCCACTGATTCGCCAAACGATTCGCCGACCGGTCGGAAGCGGGCGGCGGACACGACGCCGGCACGCGGCTAGCCGACCGGGTTCCGCTCCGTCTCCGGCGCGGACTCGGCGGCGCGGTCCGGGCCGAGCATGACGAGCCGGGAGACGACGAACGTGACCGGGATCGCCGCGGCCGCCGCGACGAGCGGCGCGTACGTGCGCTCGAGGCGGAGCACGTCCACCAGCACGTACACCCCGCACGTGGTGACCACGAAGTTCGCCGCGTTGGTCAGCGGGAACAGCAGGAACTTCCGCCAGGTGGGCCGGGTGCGGTAGGTGAAGTACGACGTCAGGAAGAACGAGCCGACCATGCTGAGCAGGAAGGCGACGACGTGCGCCGCCACGTACGGCAGGAAGGTCAGCAGCGCCAGGTAGAGACCGTAGTACGTCCCGGTGTTCACCCCCCCGACCAGGGCGAACCTGACGATCTGGCCGCGTACCGTCATCGCCCTACCAGTTCCCCCGCGCGCCCGTTCCGCTCGTCGTCGTCCTGTCGGGGAAGGCCGGCACCGGTCGCCTCCACCAGGAAGAACGGCCCCGCTCAGCGCGACGACCGCCACGATCAGGGTGACACACCCGGCAATGCCCACGCCGTTCCGCAGGGCCGCACCGCAGAACCGGACCGCGTGCCGGACGTGGTACCGGGGCCGGCGACAACGCCCCGTACCCGTCGCCGCCGTGACACCAAGACTTCATCTGCCCAGCACCGGAGCTTGGTGGGCTCGTGGGTTGTTCACGCGTACTTTCCCGGGCATGGCCCTTCTCCGCAACCGTGTGACCAAGCGCGCTCTGCGTCCCGCCCTCACCATGATCGAGCAGCGTGTGAGACGCGGTATGAAGTCCGACCTCGACGCTCTGCGCCAGGAGGTGGCCGAGATGCGGAAGCAGCAGTACGCGGTCGGACTGCTCCTCGACGGCACCGGCCGGGGCACCAGCCGCGTCCCGTCCACCCACCAGATCGACCGGCTGGTGCGGGAGGTCAGGAACGTGAGCGGCAGCGACCACGCCCGCCGCAGCGTCGTGGTCGCCTTCCGTACGGTCGTCGCGCTGGAGGCGCTCGGCGTGGGCCGGCTGGCCGGTTCCACGTCCAACATCTGCGGCAAGCTCGCCACCGTTCCGCTGCTGTCGCCGCCGAACGGCGCCGTCCTCGAGATCGGCACCCTGTACGGGCTGTTCGCCTCCGCGCTCGTGCGCATGGTGCACCGGGCGGGCGTCGAGCCCGACCTGACGATCGTCGACCCGCTGGCCGGGTCCCAGCTCCAGCCGGGCACGACGCAGGCCGCCGACCCGACGGGCACCCCTGTGCGGGAGGACGTCGTACGGGCCAACCTGGCGCTGGCCGGCAGCCCCGGGGCCTACACCTCGCGGATCCAGCAGGGCTTCTCCTCCGACCCCGAGGTGCGGGCCGCGGTCTCCGACCGGAAGTACGGGGTGATCGTCGTCGACGGCGACCACTCCGAGGACGGGGTGCGGGCCGACCTGGAGTGGGTCGAGGAGATCGCCGCTCCGGGCGGGATCGTGGTCCTCGACGACTACGGCGACAACAAGTGGCCGGGCGTCCAGGACGCGCTGGACAAGCACCTCGCCGAGGGCACGTCCCGGCTGCGGATGCTGGGGCGGGTGTCCACATCGGCGTTCCTGCGGGCCGACTGAGAGCCCCGCTTCCCGGACAGGCTGATCTCCCGCACGGCGGCAGGGGAACGCCCCGCACTCGGCGAGTGCGGGGCGTTCCCCTCGAGTGCGGGCTCTCCGGTGTGCGGTGCCTGCGGATCAGGCGCAGTTGTGCGCGCCGCTGGTGCCGGAGGCGATGACGACGTCCACGCCGCCGGGCGCCGTCAGATGCAGTGCGTTGACCGTGAACCCGTCGGCGGTCTGCGTCTGCTCGTTGACGACGAGCTTGGCCCCGATGCCGAGGTCGATCGTGTGGTTCGGGGTGTCCGGCACGGTGACCGGGGCTCCCGCGATGCTCAGGTCGAGACTGGTGGTTCCCTCCTTCACGGTGCAGCTGCTGGTCGAGGTGGCGGTCACGCCCGACGCCTCGACCACCGGCAGCCCCGGCAGGCCCACGGTGGCCCTGGCCAGGGTCGCGGTGGCGGTCGAGGTGCCAGGGCCGGAGGTCGTGACGACCTTGGCGCACGGGGCGTCGGCGGTCAGGACCAGGGCGTTGATGTTCTGGGCGCAGGGCGGGGCCTGGGTCTCGGCGCCGGCGGTGCGGACCCGGCCCGTGTCGGGGGTCGGGGGTCGGGACGATGCTGATCGGCAGCAGCAGGACGGGTACGCGTGCGGTGAGGCCGTAGGCCCGTCCGCTCACGTACTGCAGCTTGAGCGCGGCGGACGTGTCGGACGCCTTGTAGTCGTCGTCGCCCGCGAACTTCGCGGTGACCGGTACCGTCGCGTCCGCGGTGAGCGGCTGGTCGACCGAGGCGATGGAACAGCTCGCCGAACCCTGCGCGTCCGTCGTGCCTTCGCAGGTCTGAGCGCTCGCTCCGGCGCCGAGCGCGAAGCTGACCTCGCGGCCGCCGACCGGTGCGGCGCCGTCCTTCTCGTTGAGCGTGGCCGACAGCTTCACCGCGGAGCCGTTCGAAGTGCTGCCGGGTCCGGTCCAGGTGAGCCGGGTGTCCTTCTGGACGGGCGCCGGCGGGTCCTCGCCGCCGTCGCAGCCGTTGGTGCTCTTGATGAACTTCTCGCCGTACTCACCGGGGTACGGCACCAGTGACTTGCCCTCCAGTTCGATATCCTGGAGCCGGCCGTCGAGCTTCTGCTGGAGGTGCAGATGGGGACCGGTGCTGCCGCCCGTGCTCCCCACAGTGCCGATCTTGTCGCCCTGCGCGACCTTGGTTCCGTCCTCGACGCCGTAGGTGTCGAGGTGCATGTACTCGGTGCGCCAGCCGTCGCCGTGGTCGATCACGATGTACTGGCCCGCGCCGCCCTCCTCGTAGTGCCGGGGGGCGGTGTCGGCTGCCGAGGCGAGGACGGGTGAGCCGAGCGAGGGCTTGCCGTCGGAGCGGATGAAGTCCAGGACGTTCCCGTGTCCCGGGTAGGTGGAATAGGTCCACTCGGAACCGCACTCGAACGGTGCCAGGAAGTCCGGCTTTGCCATGACCCCTGTGGTGGGCATGCCGGTCTCCGGCGCCTCCGCCGCTGCGGCCGGGGCCGTCAGCGACAGGGCGAACGCTGCTACCAGGGTGAGCAGCGCGGACATGCGCCTTGTTCTCGATACGAGCCTTTTCACGGTGATTCCCCCCTTTTCACGCGCAGTTGTGAGCGGCGGTGGAGCTCGACGCGACCACGATGTCGATACCGCCCGCGGCGGTGAGATGCACCGCGTTGACGGTGAGTCCGCCGGCGGCCCGGATCTGCTCGTTGACCACGAGCTTGGCTCCGACTCCCAGGTCGACCGTGACGTTCGGGACGTCGCCGACCTCCACCGGTGTCCCGGCGACCGTGAGCGTCAGATCGGTGCTGCCCGTGGTGCCGGTGCAGCTGCTGGTGGACGTGGCTTTGACGCCCGACAGAGCGACGACCGGGAGCCCGGGTATCCCGATCCTTGCCTCCTCCACGCTCGCAGTGGACGTGGCGCCGCTGGGGCCGGTCCGGGTCTCGACCCTGGCGCACAGGGTGTCGGCGGACAGCACCAGCGCGTCGACGCCGGCCGCGCAGGCGGGCACCTTCGTCCCGGCTCCCGCTGAGCGGACCGTGCCCGTGTCGGGTGTCGGTTCGATACGGACCGGGAGGCCGAGCAGCGGAACGTCGCCCTTGATGCCGAAGGCCCTGCCGGTCACGTGCTGGAGCTTCAGCACGGCGGATGTCAGCGACTCCTTGAAGGCGTCGTCTCCCGCGAACTTCGCCGTGGCCGGGACCGTCGCGTCCGCGTTCAGCGGCTGGTTCACGGCGGCGACCGTACAGGTCGCCCTGCCGTCCGCGTCGGTCGTGGCCTCGCAGGTCTGTGCGCTCGCGCCCGTGCCCAGAGCGAGGCCGACCTTGCGATGGGCGACCGGTGCGCCGCCGTCCTTCTCGGTGAGCACGGCCGCCAGGGCGGCGGGCGATCCGTTGGACACGGTGGCGGGGCCGGACCATGCGAGGGCGGTGTCCTTCTTCACCGGCGGCTGAACGGCGCCTTCGCCCACGTCGAGCAGATTGGCGTCGATGTCGAGCGTCACCCCGCCGTAGGTCTCCGTGACATCACCCGAGTACTGCTTGATGCGCTGGTGGTCCGCCCACATGTCGTCCGGGATGACCGGGTCCTTCGTGGTCGGATTGACGTGTCTCAGTCAATTGACGGTTCATCAATCCGGCCTCGGCTACCCATGAGTCACCGTCGGGCGACCGGGGCGACCGTCGCAACGTGTTCGAGGACGGACTGTGAGGGGCCGGTGAAGCACCGGGTCAGCGTTCCGGCCACCGCGGCCTCGGGCGCCTGCCGCCACACATGCGCCACAGGCTCTTCACGGGACGGGCTTGTCCGAATTCCGCCTGCGGTAGGGCATGTTCCGGTGACTCGTCACCAATGGGCCCCTGCGGCACGTTCCGCCGCCGGTGGGTGTATCGGTCGGGTGTGCCGGTGGTCGTACGGAAGCCGCTCAGCCCGTGCGGAACTGCTGCTGGCGCTCCAGGGCGCGGCGCAGTTCCGCGGGAAGCTGGTGGTAGGGGCCGTACGCGCGCTCCGCGTCGTACAGCAGTGACCGGAACTGCTGCTGCGCCGCCGTGTGGTCGCCGACCGCGAGCAGGAGATGGCCGATGCGGTGGCGGACCTGGAGTGCGCGGTCGTGGTCGGCCGTCTCGTAGAACGGCAGGACCGCGCGGTATTCGGCGAGCGCCGCGGCGGGCCGGCCGAGCTGCTCCAGGCAGACGGCCGCGTCGTGGCGGAACTGCAGCGACTGCGGGTCGGCAGGGCCGGCCTCCGCGGTGCGGTCGTCGGCGAGGCGGCGCAGTTCGGGCAGGGCGCGGCGGTACTGGCCGTCGTCCATCAGGGTCGCCGCGTACTGCTTGCGCAGGATGCGCACGACGGGCGAGTGCTCGCCGTGCTCGGACGCCGCGGCCGGGAGGATGCCGCCGAGGATGTCGACGGCCCGGGTGATGCTGCCCTCACCGAGGAGGCGCTTGACCTCGTCGACGGCGGCGGCGACGTCCGGCTTCGGCGCCGGCGCGGACGGCGGCGCGAGCGGCGGGGGCGGCGCGGCGGAGACCCGGTCGGGCCACGGGGCGTGCGGCCGCAGGAACGGGCGCGTCGGGTCGAGCGGCCCGGTCGGCGCGCCGCGCGCGGGCAGCAGCGGGGCCAGCGCCTCGTACACCTCCTGTGCGCCGGACGGGCGGTGCTCCGGGTCCTTGGCGAGCAGCCGCAGGACGAGGGCCTCCAGCGGCTCGGGGACCTCGGGGCGCAGCTGACGGACCGGCAGCGGCGGCTCGTAGAGGTGACGGTGGAGGACGCCGAGCGCGGTGGAGCCGGCGAAGGGGACGTTCCCGCTGAGGAGTTCGTGCAGCAGCACGCCGAGGGCGTACAGGTCCGTGTACGGGCCGACGGCGCCGCCCATGGCCTGCTCCGGGGCCATGTAGGCGGGGCTGCCGATGGGTGAAC
This genomic interval carries:
- a CDS encoding serine/threonine-protein kinase yields the protein MNGRVIAHRYELSALIGQGGMGQVWTAYDGRLDRRVAVKLLRPDHMAAATAADEMRRRFVRECRVTAQVSHPGLVTVHDAGSDDDDLYLVMQYVEGADLADHLAEHDPYPWEWAVSVAAQLCAVLGAVHAVPIVHRDLKPRNVMVKPDGTVTVLDLGVASVIDRDTTRLTHTGSPIGSPAYMAPEQAMGGAVGPYTDLYALGVLLHELLSGNVPFAGSTALGVLHRHLYEPPLPVRQLRPEVPEPLEALVLRLLAKDPEHRPSGAQEVYEALAPLLPARGAPTGPLDPTRPFLRPHAPWPDRVSAAPPPPLAPPSAPAPKPDVAAAVDEVKRLLGEGSITRAVDILGGILPAAASEHGEHSPVVRILRKQYAATLMDDGQYRRALPELRRLADDRTAEAGPADPQSLQFRHDAAVCLEQLGRPAAALAEYRAVLPFYETADHDRALQVRHRIGHLLLAVGDHTAAQQQFRSLLYDAERAYGPYHQLPAELRRALERQQQFRTG